In Papio anubis isolate 15944 chromosome 20, Panubis1.0, whole genome shotgun sequence, a single window of DNA contains:
- the LOC101000480 gene encoding olfactory receptor 1M1: MEPRNQTSACPFILLGLSEKPEQETLLFSLFLCVYLATVVGNLLIILAISVDSHLHTPMYFFLANLSLVDFCLATNTIPKMLVSLQTRSKAISYPCCLTQMYFFHFFGIVDSIIIAMMAYDRFVAICHPLHYATIMSPRLCGLLVGVPWAFSCFISLTHILLMARLVFCGSHEVPHYFCDLTPILRLSCTDTSVNRIFILIVAGMVIATPFICILASYARILAAIMKVPSAGGRKKAFSTCSSHLSVVALFYGTTIGVYLCPSSVRTAVKEKASAVMYTAVTPMLNPFIYSLRNRDLKGALRKLVNRKITSSS; this comes from the coding sequence ATGGAGCCAAGAAACCAAACCAGTGCATGTCCATTCATCCTCCTGGGACTCTCAGAAAAGCCGGAGCAGGAGAcgcttctcttttctctgttcctCTGTGTGTACCTGGCCACTGTCGTGGGGAACCTGCTCATCATCCTGGCCATCAGCGTAGACTCTCACCTCCACAcccccatgtacttcttcctGGCCAACCTGTCCCTGGTTGATTTCTGTCTGGCCACCAACACCATCCCCAAGATGCTGGTGAGCCTTCAAACCAGGAGCAAGGCCATCTCTTATCCCTGCTGCCTGACCCAGATGTACTTCTTCCATTTCTTCGGCATCGTGGACAGCATCATAATCGCCATGATGGCTTATGACCGGTTCGTGGCCATCTGCCACCCGTTGCACTACGCCACGATCATGAGCCCACGCCTCTGTGGTCTGCTGGTCGGCGTCCCCTGGGCGTTTTCCTGCTTCATCTCTCTCACCCACATCCTCCTGATGGCCCGCCTCGTTTTCTGCGGCAGCCACGAGGTGCCTCACTACTTCTGCGACCTCACTCCCATCCTCCGACTTTCGTGCACAGACACATCAGTGAACAggatcttcatcctcattgtggCAGGGATGGTGATAGCCACGCCCTTCATCTGCATCCTGGCTTCCTATGCTCGCATCCTTGCGGCCATCATGAAGGTCCCCTCTGCAGGCGGCAGGAAGAAAGCCTTCTCCACCTGCAGCTCCCACCTGTCTGTGGTTGCTCTCTTCTATGGGACCACCATTGGTGTCTATCTGTGTCCCTCCTCGGTCCGCACGGCTGTGAAGGAGAAAGCTTCTGCCGTGATGTACACAGCAGTCACCCCCATGCTGAACCCCTTCATCTACAGCTTGAGGAACAGAGACCTGAAAGGCGCTCTCAGGAAGCTGGTCAATAGAAAGATCACCTCATCTTCCTGA